One genomic window of Arachis hypogaea cultivar Tifrunner chromosome 8, arahy.Tifrunner.gnm2.J5K5, whole genome shotgun sequence includes the following:
- the LOC112708446 gene encoding MLP-like protein 43 — MALTGKLSSEIGIRAPAAKFFHLLTKQLDHVQNVCERVHETKLHEDDDWHSVGGSVKHWTYVIDGKVTTCKETVESIDEQNLSASYKLFDGDVSKHYKVFKLSFQVSDKEKINEGATVKWTIEYEKINDDVEAPYGYMEYFDKCTKDIGSHLVKA; from the exons ATGGCACTGACCGGTAAGCTTAGTAGTGAAATTGGAATCCGTGCACCTGCTGCAAAGTTCTTCCATCTCTTGACAAAGCAACTAGACCATGTTCAAAACGTTTGTGAAAGAGTGCATGAAACCAAGCTGCATGAAGATGACGATTGGCACTCTGTTGGTGGTTCAGTTAAACACTGGACATATGTTATAG ACGGTAAGGTTACTACATGTAAGGAGACCGTTGAGTCCATTGATGAGCAAAACCTTTCAGCATCATACAAACTGTTTGACGGAGATGTCAGTAAACATTATAAGGTGTTTAAGCTGAGCTTTCAAGTGAGTGATAAAGAGAAGATCAATGAAGGTGCCACTGTTAAATGGACTATTGAATATGAGAAGATCAATGATGATGTTGAAGCTCCATATGGCTACATGGAATACTTTGACAAGTGTACTAAAGACATTGGTTCTCATCTTGTTAAGGCATGA